One region of Ahniella affigens genomic DNA includes:
- the rpsK gene encoding 30S ribosomal protein S11, with product MAKPNQAAAAKPKKKIKRVVTDGIAHVQASFNNTIVTITDRQGNALSWATSGGAGFRGSRKSTPFAAQVAAEKAGRAAQEYGLKNLEVRIKGPGPGRESTVRSLNAIGYKITNIVDVTPIPHNGCRPPKKRRV from the coding sequence ATGGCTAAGCCAAACCAAGCCGCGGCTGCCAAGCCGAAGAAGAAAATCAAGCGCGTGGTGACTGACGGGATTGCCCACGTGCAAGCCTCGTTCAACAACACCATCGTGACGATCACCGACCGTCAGGGCAACGCTCTGTCCTGGGCTACCTCTGGTGGCGCAGGCTTCCGCGGTTCGCGCAAGTCGACCCCATTCGCAGCCCAGGTGGCTGCCGAGAAGGCCGGCCGCGCTGCTCAGGAATACGGCCTGAAGAACCTCGAAGTGCGCATCAAGGGCCCCGGCCCGGGTCGCGAGTCGACCGTCCGTTCTCTGAACGCGATCGGCTACAAGATCACCAACATTGTCGACGTGACGCCAATCCCGCACAACGGTTGCCGTCCGCCGAAGAAACGCCGCGTCTGA
- a CDS encoding class II 3-deoxy-7-phosphoheptulonate synthase: MASSQHELGPKDWHPGSWLAKPATQQPSYPDADKLASAIQTLRSMPPLVTSWEILTLRQMLAEAEEGKRFVLQGGDCAESFAECDSNTISSRLKVLLQMSVVLIHGLKLPIVRVGRFAGQYAKPRSADLETRDGVELPSYRGDIVNGPEFTKEARLPDPERMLKGHSHSAMTINFIRALIDGGFADLHHPEYWDLGWVDHSPLAREYRRMVEQIGESVRFMETLAGPIGNFSRVDFYTSHEALLLHYEQALTRQVPRQTGFFNLSTHFPWIGMRTAALDGAHVEYCRGIKNPIGLKIGPSVTVDQLLNVIDALNPNNERGKLMLIHRMGANKIVSALPPLLEAVRKEGKHVLWSCDPMHGNTESTSNGFKTRRFDNIRAELDRAFDLHQAAGTHLGGAHLELTGDNVTECLGGARDLSEIDLTRAYKSTVDPRLNYEQSLELAMLIVRKSGR; the protein is encoded by the coding sequence ATGGCAAGTAGTCAACACGAACTCGGACCAAAAGACTGGCACCCAGGCAGCTGGCTCGCGAAGCCAGCAACGCAGCAGCCCAGTTATCCGGATGCCGACAAGCTCGCCAGTGCCATTCAAACCTTGCGCAGCATGCCGCCTTTGGTTACGTCATGGGAAATCCTCACGCTCCGGCAAATGCTTGCCGAGGCGGAGGAGGGCAAGCGCTTCGTTCTGCAAGGCGGCGACTGCGCCGAGAGTTTTGCCGAGTGCGACTCCAATACGATCTCCAGCCGTCTGAAAGTGCTGCTGCAAATGAGCGTGGTGCTGATTCATGGCTTGAAGCTGCCGATCGTCCGAGTCGGTCGATTTGCCGGCCAATATGCCAAACCGCGCTCTGCCGACCTCGAAACGCGCGATGGCGTCGAGTTGCCGAGCTACCGCGGCGATATCGTCAACGGACCGGAATTCACCAAGGAAGCGCGACTGCCGGATCCGGAGCGCATGCTGAAGGGCCACTCGCATTCAGCGATGACGATCAACTTCATACGCGCGCTGATCGATGGTGGTTTTGCCGACCTGCATCATCCTGAATACTGGGATTTGGGCTGGGTCGATCATTCGCCGCTGGCGCGCGAGTATCGCCGTATGGTCGAGCAGATTGGCGAGTCCGTGCGCTTCATGGAAACGCTGGCCGGCCCGATCGGCAATTTCTCGCGCGTCGATTTCTACACGTCGCACGAGGCGCTGCTGCTGCACTACGAACAAGCCCTCACGCGGCAAGTGCCGCGCCAGACCGGCTTCTTCAATCTGTCCACGCATTTCCCGTGGATCGGTATGCGCACGGCGGCTCTCGATGGCGCGCACGTCGAATACTGCCGCGGCATCAAGAACCCGATCGGTCTGAAGATCGGCCCGAGCGTGACCGTCGATCAACTACTGAACGTGATCGACGCACTGAACCCGAACAACGAACGCGGCAAGCTCATGTTGATCCACCGTATGGGCGCGAACAAGATTGTCTCGGCGCTGCCTCCGCTACTCGAAGCGGTCCGCAAGGAAGGCAAGCATGTGTTGTGGAGCTGCGACCCGATGCATGGCAATACCGAAAGCACCAGCAACGGCTTCAAGACCCGCCGCTTCGACAACATTCGCGCCGAACTCGACCGTGCGTTCGACCTGCATCAGGCCGCCGGCACGCATCTTGGCGGCGCGCACTTGGAATTGACGGGCGACAACGTCACCGAATGCCTGGGTGGCGCCCGCGATCTGTCGGAAATCGATCTGACGCGTGCCTACAAGTCCACCGTTGATCCGCGACTGAACTACGAGCAGTCGCTGGAACTGGCGATGCTGATTGTGCGGAAGTCGGGGCGCTGA
- a CDS encoding disulfide bond formation protein B yields the protein MPKPTFRLMFLTGFLVCVGLLSYALYVEHVKFIDPCPLCIFQRIGFMVAGLFFLIGGLHNPRNLGRKIYGALASLALIIGGSVSAWHVRMTHLPPDQIPDCGPGLAYMYKSFPLQKVLDMVFNGSGECAKVDWTFLGMSMPAWTLVCFIGLLGWTLYATFKAPGKV from the coding sequence ATGCCAAAACCCACCTTCCGCCTGATGTTCCTGACCGGCTTTCTGGTCTGTGTTGGTTTGCTCAGCTATGCCCTGTACGTTGAGCACGTCAAGTTCATAGATCCTTGTCCGCTCTGCATTTTCCAACGAATCGGGTTCATGGTCGCGGGGTTGTTCTTCCTGATTGGTGGGCTCCACAACCCGCGCAATCTCGGACGCAAAATCTACGGAGCGCTGGCGTCGCTGGCGCTCATCATCGGTGGTTCGGTCTCCGCGTGGCACGTTCGAATGACGCATCTGCCGCCCGATCAGATCCCGGATTGCGGCCCCGGATTGGCTTACATGTACAAGTCATTTCCGCTACAGAAAGTCCTGGATATGGTGTTCAACGGCTCCGGCGAATGTGCGAAGGTGGATTGGACCTTCCTTGGCATGAGCATGCCGGCCTGGACGCTCGTCTGTTTCATCGGGCTCCTGGGCTGGACGCTCTACGCCACCTTCAAGGCACCCGGAAAGGTCTGA
- the rpsM gene encoding 30S ribosomal protein S13 codes for MARIAGVNIPVHKHAWIGLQSIYGIGRSRSKKVCDSAGVNPATKVKDLTEAQVDKLRQEVAKFTVEGDLRREVGISIKRLQDLGCYRGLRHRRGLPLRGQRTRTNARTRKGPRKAIKK; via the coding sequence ATGGCGCGTATTGCCGGTGTAAACATCCCGGTCCATAAGCATGCATGGATCGGTTTGCAAAGTATTTATGGGATCGGTCGGTCCCGCTCGAAGAAAGTCTGTGACTCGGCGGGTGTGAACCCGGCGACGAAGGTCAAGGATCTGACGGAAGCCCAAGTCGACAAACTCCGCCAAGAAGTGGCGAAGTTCACCGTCGAAGGCGACCTGCGCCGTGAAGTCGGCATCAGCATCAAGCGTCTGCAGGATCTCGGTTGCTACCGTGGCCTGCGTCACCGTCGTGGTCTGCCGCTCCGTGGCCAGCGTACGCGCACCAATGCGCGCACACGCAAGGGTCCTCGGAAGGCGATCAAGAAGTAA
- the secY gene encoding preprotein translocase subunit SecY: MLSQFGNLSELKQRLLFVLGALIVYRMGTFVPVPGVDPVAMMQLMDQQKGTVLDLFNMFSGGALQRMSVFALNVVPYISASIIVQLLATMLPSWQALRKEGESGRRILTQRTRWLTVALAVFQSLSVGMALQAQTMQGGVQVVVNPGTFFVVSTVIGLTAGTLFLMWLGEQITERGVGNGISLLILAGIVAGIPAAVGSTLQQLGDGQMNILTGLFIVALVVGVTWFVVFVERGQRRITVNYARRNGGSRAYQNQSSHLPLKLNMSGVIPAVFASSLIMFPATIANMGSAFAEVRVLREISNMLTPGEPLYMFVFGALIVLFAFFYTAMVFNSAETAENLKKSGALIPGIRPGKATADYIDGVMTRLTGIGALYLVAVCLLPTLLQTKLGVPFYFGGTSLLIVVVVLMDFTAQVQAHLVSSQYESLLKKTNLKNYGRAGSVKPGQ, encoded by the coding sequence ATGTTGTCGCAGTTCGGAAACCTATCCGAGCTGAAACAGCGTTTGCTGTTCGTCTTGGGGGCCTTGATCGTCTACCGCATGGGCACATTCGTGCCGGTGCCTGGTGTCGATCCGGTCGCCATGATGCAGCTGATGGATCAGCAGAAGGGAACGGTCTTAGACCTGTTCAACATGTTCTCGGGTGGCGCGCTGCAACGCATGAGCGTATTTGCCCTGAACGTGGTGCCCTACATTTCTGCGTCGATCATCGTGCAACTCCTGGCCACCATGCTGCCGAGCTGGCAAGCGCTGCGCAAGGAAGGGGAGTCCGGTCGCCGGATCCTGACCCAACGTACGCGCTGGCTGACGGTCGCCTTGGCGGTGTTCCAGTCATTGAGTGTCGGTATGGCTTTGCAGGCTCAAACCATGCAGGGCGGTGTGCAGGTTGTCGTCAATCCGGGGACGTTCTTTGTAGTCAGCACCGTGATTGGCCTGACTGCCGGAACGCTGTTCCTGATGTGGCTCGGCGAGCAAATCACTGAACGCGGTGTGGGTAACGGTATCTCGCTGCTCATTCTGGCGGGCATCGTTGCGGGTATTCCGGCGGCGGTGGGCAGCACGCTGCAGCAGCTGGGCGACGGTCAGATGAATATTCTGACTGGCCTGTTCATTGTTGCGCTGGTGGTGGGCGTGACCTGGTTCGTGGTGTTCGTCGAGCGTGGTCAACGCCGGATAACGGTGAACTACGCGCGCCGGAATGGGGGCTCGCGGGCCTACCAGAACCAGAGCTCGCATCTGCCACTGAAGCTCAACATGTCCGGCGTGATTCCGGCGGTGTTCGCATCCAGCCTGATCATGTTCCCGGCGACGATCGCCAACATGGGTAGTGCCTTTGCCGAAGTGCGCGTGCTGCGCGAGATCAGCAACATGCTGACCCCGGGTGAGCCGCTGTACATGTTCGTGTTCGGTGCGTTGATCGTGCTGTTCGCCTTCTTCTACACCGCCATGGTGTTCAACTCGGCCGAAACCGCCGAGAACCTGAAGAAGTCGGGTGCGCTGATTCCAGGTATCCGTCCGGGCAAGGCTACGGCTGACTACATCGATGGCGTCATGACCCGTTTGACCGGCATTGGTGCCCTGTATCTGGTTGCAGTGTGTTTGCTGCCGACCTTGCTGCAGACCAAGCTCGGTGTTCCGTTCTACTTTGGTGGCACGTCGCTCCTGATCGTCGTAGTGGTCCTGATGGACTTCACTGCGCAGGTCCAGGCGCACCTGGTTTCGAGCCAGTACGAGAGCCTCCTGAAGAAAACGAATCTGAAGAATTACGGCAGGGCTGGTTCGGTCAAACCGGGCCAGTAA
- the rpsD gene encoding 30S ribosomal protein S4 — MARYLGPTCKLARREGADLSLKSPARAIDSKCKLDQKPGQHGAAKKGKMSDYAVQLREKQKVKRMYGLLERQFRTYYSKASNLKGATGENLLRLLECRLDNIVYRMGYAVTRAAARQLVSHKAITVNGKSVNVPSYQVKAGDEVAVIERAKKQLRIQEALTLNQEMDLTPGWVEVDAKKMVGSLKAAPDRGDLPADINENLIVELYSK, encoded by the coding sequence ATGGCACGTTATCTTGGTCCTACCTGTAAGTTGGCGCGTCGCGAAGGCGCCGATCTGTCCCTGAAGAGCCCAGCGCGGGCGATCGATTCGAAGTGCAAACTCGACCAGAAGCCTGGTCAGCACGGCGCTGCGAAAAAGGGCAAAATGTCCGATTACGCCGTGCAGTTGCGCGAGAAGCAAAAGGTCAAGCGCATGTACGGTTTGCTGGAGCGCCAGTTCCGCACGTACTACTCGAAGGCATCGAACCTGAAGGGCGCCACGGGCGAAAACCTGCTGCGTCTTCTGGAATGCCGTCTCGACAATATCGTTTATCGCATGGGTTACGCCGTAACCCGCGCTGCCGCTCGCCAGCTCGTGTCGCACAAAGCGATCACGGTCAATGGCAAGTCGGTCAATGTTCCGTCCTATCAGGTCAAGGCTGGCGATGAAGTCGCCGTCATTGAGCGCGCGAAGAAGCAGCTGCGCATTCAAGAAGCTCTGACCCTGAACCAGGAAATGGATCTGACGCCTGGCTGGGTGGAAGTGGATGCGAAGAAGATGGTGGGTAGCCTGAAGGCTGCTCCGGATCGCGGCGACCTGCCGGCCGACATCAACGAGAACCTTATCGTCGAGTTGTACTCGAAGTAA
- a CDS encoding DNA-directed RNA polymerase subunit alpha: MAATATNVMRARGITAERLNANRARVFVEPLERGFGHTLGNALRRVLLSSIPGAAITEVEIDNVLHEYTTLEGLQEDVIDVLLNLKDVALRMQGHDETLLTLTKRGPGVVTAGDIKVDHSVEVINPDHVICHLTKDITLSMRLRVSRGVGYQPVASRRRPDEESRPIGRLQLDASFSPIRRVAFEVDNARVEQRTDLDKLILDIETNGTIDAEDAVRRAADILADQLSVFGDFTRRETSAAKPAAAGFDPILLRPIDDLELTVRSANCLKAESIYYIGDLVQRTEVELLKTPNLGKKSLTEIKEVLASRGLSLGMKLDNWPPAGVQHGMLG; this comes from the coding sequence ATGGCTGCCACTGCAACCAATGTCATGCGTGCACGCGGTATTACAGCCGAACGGCTGAATGCCAACCGCGCACGCGTTTTCGTCGAGCCGCTTGAACGCGGTTTCGGCCATACGCTGGGCAACGCGCTTCGCCGCGTGTTGCTCTCGTCCATCCCGGGTGCTGCCATCACCGAAGTCGAAATCGACAACGTTCTGCATGAGTACACCACGCTCGAAGGTCTGCAGGAAGACGTCATTGACGTGCTCCTGAACCTCAAAGACGTGGCGCTGCGCATGCAGGGTCATGACGAAACCCTGCTGACGCTGACCAAGCGTGGCCCGGGTGTCGTCACGGCTGGCGACATCAAAGTCGACCATTCGGTCGAAGTGATCAACCCGGACCACGTGATCTGCCACCTGACCAAGGACATCACCTTGTCCATGCGTCTCCGTGTCAGCCGCGGCGTCGGTTACCAGCCGGTGGCCTCGCGCCGTCGTCCGGACGAAGAGTCGCGCCCGATCGGCCGCCTGCAGCTGGATGCCAGCTTCAGCCCGATCCGTCGCGTCGCTTTCGAAGTGGACAACGCCCGCGTCGAGCAGCGCACCGACCTGGACAAGCTGATTCTTGATATCGAAACCAATGGCACGATCGATGCCGAAGACGCGGTCCGCCGCGCCGCCGACATCCTGGCCGACCAGCTGTCTGTATTTGGCGACTTCACCCGTCGCGAAACCAGCGCTGCCAAGCCGGCTGCCGCAGGCTTCGATCCGATCCTGCTGCGTCCGATCGACGATCTGGAGCTGACGGTTCGTTCGGCCAACTGCCTCAAGGCCGAGAGCATCTACTACATCGGTGATCTGGTTCAGCGCACCGAAGTGGAACTGCTCAAGACCCCGAACCTCGGTAAGAAGTCGCTCACCGAAATCAAGGAAGTGCTCGCCTCGCGCGGCCTTTCGCTTGGCATGAAGCTGGATAACTGGCCGCCGGCCGGTGTGCAGCATGGCATGCTGGGTTAA
- the rplQ gene encoding 50S ribosomal protein L17: protein MRHLKSGRKLNRTSSHREAMFRNMASSIIVHEAIKTTLPKAKELRRVAEPLITLAKTDSVANRRLAFARLRDKAAVGKLFTDLGPRYRERPGGYLRILKCGFRAGDNAPMAFVELVDRPQIAEAVEA, encoded by the coding sequence ATGCGCCACCTGAAATCCGGACGCAAACTCAACCGTACCAGCTCGCACCGTGAAGCGATGTTCCGCAACATGGCGAGCTCGATCATCGTGCACGAAGCCATCAAGACCACCTTGCCGAAGGCAAAGGAACTGCGTCGCGTGGCCGAGCCGCTGATCACCCTGGCCAAGACCGATAGCGTCGCGAATCGTCGCCTCGCCTTCGCTCGTCTTCGTGACAAGGCTGCTGTCGGCAAGCTGTTTACCGACCTCGGCCCGCGTTACCGCGAGCGTCCAGGTGGGTATCTGCGCATCCTGAAGTGCGGCTTCCGCGCTGGCGACAACGCCCCGATGGCGTTTGTTGAGCTGGTGGACCGCCCGCAGATCGCTGAGGCCGTTGAAGCCTAA
- a CDS encoding RHS repeat domain-containing protein, with translation MKRKLLVMCVLLGVLPEVHAQVTCGQLPAGNSYCDVSYPVNEQWQLNSCTNPGNINVLNRRMCEAGGGVWSGACSGLIDPPFKLPTSPYTWRYDISNWLLTSYAHTFEGCGLVGPIVTGNTPTCTANLPTIENGYVTASETMKTITYGYQSTGNVCNDDAVNKVETFRIAYTAGLGCPRDTYGWTSPPNTCLSIVSDTPLVGDQVDPSSGEKLHVESTLLGLGISDLLRIHYRAYGQWPPGAPTGLIGHYWRFEFDRRVRAYDANSLIVYIAGHEPVMLKNNGSGTYTSINITKDSGRTAVQVGAGYRIKEQDLSEWLFDSTGRLQSVNYPDGRSVQVAWQTDAVLLTDQNNRSVMIDIDELLRPIPGGQQAHGKRFTISDLSGRSAVIDSWDPGLVTKIQSASGVRELLYEDPTFESGLTGIKDESNTQYVAYAYSNDNNKRVASQAILVDGVPKTQFSFSYNFPSGVTSDRVVTMQNALQLAANTPDVQATNITVSTRGFVRRLWKLDKRCTDCGGEFKTRAHDGSTGQLLSTEDFNGNETQFLFDPVRNLETQRIEGIPDVALPPTQAAKRTIQTDWHPTLPLPTQKRYYNAQNVLEQTRAWDYDSRGNVRAACIYDPALSNPTSYACGSLADAPAGVRQTHYIIECGEPGSGCPSTGRLMSVDGPRTDEADITTFAYYGIDDPTCSSLGGACHYRHGDLKSVTNALGHVTNYLRYDRAGRLTRVQDARGVITDYTYNSSGRIGAAAVRANADGTPSSNDQTTSVTYKPYGAVERVTQPDGSFLEYVYDTAHRLVRVFDNLGNEIVYELDPMGNHKRELTKDAQGNIKRLLGAQFDYFSRIRSIINAPSAAASDFDAVDVQKTTKSFDLNGNLNELTEPKGNLNQFGWVTDDDFDELNRLKKVTQNKTTNPTPGINAVTKYAYDTRDNLRKVTDPKGLDTIYVYDGLDNLKQVQSPDAGTTVNVHDAAGNVLTRTDARMKTATMVYDELGRLSTKSFPDSSLNEVYTYDVDPGECNYAGFEGVGLLSMVTDASGTTIYCYDRFGRVASKTQIGLSATYSTSYTYTKTGRLDTVTYPSGNRVRYVRDATGRVTAVYWREFKSTEQLLVSNLGHLPFGPVSGITWATGVTQTRVHDQNYWIDDISSSSPTGFQADYTLNELGNISAISAGATQRFYGYDALSRLTEKTNSGFNNRFYLYDATGDRLSMWNGMGDYQSYTYPLTSHRLEEALGSVRVYDANGNLTHPTYFTRSGSTYSYGDHNRMTEVALNGETRATFHYNFKGERTIRNVEGKATFEFVFDESGRLIGEYSEQSSPPLVEYIWVDDLPVSLIYEGNIHAIETDHLGTPRRVMTAVGAKWSWDLLAEPFGATPPNEDPDNDGTAMVFNLRFPGQWYDQDTELNYNYMRDYEPITGRYVESDPIGLEGGISTYGYAINNPLGRFDANGLSPGDAFSNTSAALKDLKSHVRMLQPSWSNWSGWIFKACGGSCISYRINSEHQTSVKYQNSVLVVTPGSPVSTWRTHGFPGRDVGGSPKQELPGHLADGVADRGAVAPSELPEFVYSPTGFVPMVGPDVGLPGIVEEVGRSTSNINHH, from the coding sequence ATGAAACGAAAATTGCTTGTGATGTGCGTGCTCCTCGGGGTGCTACCCGAGGTCCATGCCCAGGTAACCTGCGGTCAACTGCCTGCCGGCAACAGTTACTGTGACGTGAGTTATCCGGTCAACGAACAATGGCAACTTAATTCCTGTACGAATCCCGGCAACATAAACGTACTCAATCGCCGAATGTGTGAAGCGGGTGGTGGTGTCTGGTCGGGGGCCTGTTCCGGCTTGATTGATCCGCCATTCAAGCTTCCAACATCACCTTATACCTGGCGGTACGACATATCAAATTGGTTGTTGACCAGCTATGCCCATACTTTCGAAGGGTGTGGCTTAGTTGGCCCGATCGTGACCGGTAACACACCCACTTGCACCGCCAACCTGCCGACAATCGAGAATGGTTACGTCACGGCGTCAGAGACTATGAAGACGATCACGTATGGGTATCAATCTACAGGAAACGTGTGCAACGACGACGCAGTGAACAAGGTTGAAACGTTTAGGATCGCGTATACGGCAGGCCTCGGTTGTCCCCGCGACACGTACGGTTGGACATCCCCCCCGAACACTTGTTTGTCAATCGTAAGCGACACGCCACTGGTTGGCGATCAAGTGGATCCGTCATCAGGGGAGAAGCTTCATGTTGAATCGACGCTTCTCGGATTGGGCATTAGCGACTTGCTGCGCATTCACTATCGCGCCTATGGACAGTGGCCTCCTGGCGCCCCTACCGGTCTGATCGGCCACTATTGGCGGTTCGAATTCGACAGGCGGGTTCGCGCATACGATGCGAATTCGCTGATCGTGTATATCGCCGGTCACGAACCCGTGATGCTGAAAAACAATGGCTCCGGCACGTATACGTCAATCAATATCACAAAGGATTCAGGGCGGACCGCAGTCCAAGTGGGCGCTGGCTATCGAATCAAAGAACAGGATCTCAGTGAGTGGCTGTTCGACTCGACAGGTCGGCTTCAGTCAGTGAACTACCCAGATGGACGCAGTGTCCAGGTCGCATGGCAGACCGATGCAGTGTTGCTCACGGATCAGAACAATCGCTCGGTTATGATTGACATTGATGAGTTGCTCAGGCCAATTCCTGGCGGGCAGCAAGCCCATGGCAAGCGCTTCACGATTTCTGATCTATCTGGTCGGTCTGCAGTGATTGATTCGTGGGATCCAGGGCTCGTAACAAAGATTCAGTCGGCATCTGGCGTTCGCGAACTACTTTATGAGGACCCGACCTTTGAGTCTGGATTGACCGGAATTAAAGACGAGTCCAACACTCAGTACGTGGCTTACGCATATTCGAACGACAATAACAAGCGGGTGGCCTCCCAAGCCATCTTGGTTGATGGTGTCCCCAAGACGCAGTTCAGCTTTTCTTACAACTTTCCGAGCGGGGTCACGTCGGATCGGGTTGTCACAATGCAGAATGCGCTACAGTTGGCCGCAAACACGCCCGACGTGCAGGCCACCAATATTACGGTATCAACTCGGGGCTTCGTCAGGCGCCTCTGGAAACTTGACAAGCGTTGTACTGATTGCGGCGGCGAATTCAAGACTCGCGCGCATGACGGCTCGACTGGCCAGTTGTTGAGTACCGAGGATTTCAACGGTAATGAGACACAGTTTTTGTTTGATCCGGTCCGCAACCTTGAGACACAGCGCATCGAAGGTATCCCTGATGTTGCTCTTCCGCCAACGCAGGCAGCAAAGCGTACAATTCAAACGGATTGGCATCCCACGCTGCCGTTGCCGACGCAAAAGCGGTACTACAACGCCCAGAACGTACTTGAGCAAACCAGAGCCTGGGACTACGACTCGCGTGGCAATGTCAGAGCTGCTTGCATTTACGACCCTGCGCTGTCTAACCCAACGTCATACGCTTGTGGCTCATTGGCAGATGCGCCCGCTGGCGTCCGTCAGACCCATTACATCATAGAGTGCGGCGAACCGGGTTCAGGTTGTCCCTCGACGGGTAGGCTGATGAGTGTCGACGGCCCTCGTACCGACGAGGCGGACATAACGACGTTTGCCTACTATGGTATCGATGATCCCACCTGCAGTTCGCTAGGTGGGGCGTGCCACTATCGGCATGGTGATTTAAAGTCCGTTACCAATGCACTAGGGCATGTCACGAACTATCTGCGCTATGACAGAGCGGGGCGATTGACTCGGGTACAAGATGCACGAGGCGTCATCACTGATTACACGTACAACAGTTCTGGTCGTATCGGGGCGGCTGCGGTCCGAGCCAATGCCGACGGCACACCTTCGAGCAATGATCAAACGACTAGCGTGACATACAAGCCGTATGGTGCAGTGGAGCGCGTAACCCAGCCGGATGGCAGTTTCCTCGAGTATGTCTACGACACTGCGCATCGGCTCGTGCGCGTATTCGATAACCTCGGTAACGAAATTGTTTATGAACTTGACCCCATGGGCAATCATAAAAGAGAACTCACCAAAGACGCCCAAGGCAACATCAAGCGTCTTCTAGGTGCGCAGTTTGACTATTTCTCGCGCATTCGATCGATTATTAATGCCCCCTCTGCGGCAGCGTCTGACTTCGACGCTGTAGACGTGCAGAAGACAACCAAGTCGTTCGATTTGAACGGAAATCTGAACGAGCTGACCGAACCGAAGGGTAACTTGAACCAATTTGGTTGGGTAACTGACGATGACTTTGATGAATTGAATCGGCTCAAGAAAGTTACGCAGAACAAGACGACCAACCCAACGCCTGGCATCAATGCGGTTACGAAATACGCTTACGACACTCGCGACAATCTTCGAAAGGTAACCGATCCAAAGGGCTTAGATACGATCTACGTTTATGACGGTCTGGACAACCTCAAGCAGGTGCAGAGTCCAGACGCTGGTACAACAGTAAATGTCCATGACGCGGCAGGCAACGTATTGACGCGGACAGATGCTCGGATGAAGACGGCAACGATGGTCTACGATGAGCTGGGACGCCTCTCGACGAAGTCGTTCCCGGATTCTTCGTTGAATGAGGTCTACACGTACGACGTGGACCCGGGCGAATGCAATTACGCGGGTTTCGAGGGGGTTGGTCTCTTGAGTATGGTGACCGATGCTTCTGGAACGACGATCTACTGCTATGACAGGTTTGGTCGGGTGGCTTCGAAGACACAGATCGGTCTGAGCGCCACGTACTCGACGAGCTATACGTACACGAAAACCGGTCGTCTCGATACGGTGACATACCCTTCCGGGAATCGTGTTCGCTATGTGCGCGATGCCACCGGTCGTGTCACCGCAGTCTATTGGCGGGAATTCAAGTCCACCGAGCAATTGCTAGTTAGCAACCTGGGCCATTTGCCATTCGGTCCAGTGTCGGGAATTACTTGGGCAACTGGCGTGACGCAGACGAGAGTACACGACCAGAATTATTGGATCGATGACATCAGTTCGTCGTCACCAACCGGTTTTCAGGCAGACTATACGCTCAATGAACTTGGGAATATCTCTGCGATTTCTGCTGGCGCCACGCAGCGTTTCTATGGCTACGACGCGCTGAGTCGCCTGACTGAAAAAACAAATAGTGGTTTTAACAATCGCTTCTACCTATATGACGCGACCGGCGATCGCTTAAGCATGTGGAACGGAATGGGCGACTATCAATCCTACACGTACCCGTTGACTTCACATAGGCTAGAGGAGGCTCTTGGATCGGTTCGAGTGTACGATGCGAATGGCAACCTGACCCATCCGACTTATTTCACCCGGTCTGGCAGCACTTACAGTTATGGCGACCACAATCGCATGACTGAGGTGGCGCTGAATGGCGAGACCAGGGCTACGTTTCATTACAACTTCAAGGGCGAGCGAACGATACGGAACGTCGAGGGCAAAGCGACCTTCGAATTCGTTTTTGACGAGTCCGGTCGTTTGATTGGTGAGTACAGTGAACAATCGTCACCTCCCCTAGTGGAGTACATCTGGGTCGATGACTTACCGGTGTCACTGATCTATGAAGGCAATATTCATGCGATTGAAACCGATCATCTTGGTACGCCGCGCCGCGTCATGACCGCAGTCGGAGCAAAGTGGTCCTGGGACCTGCTGGCTGAGCCGTTTGGTGCAACCCCGCCCAATGAGGACCCTGACAATGACGGTACTGCAATGGTCTTCAATCTTCGGTTCCCAGGGCAGTGGTACGATCAAGACACGGAGTTGAACTACAACTACATGCGCGATTACGAGCCAATCACGGGGCGCTACGTTGAGAGTGATCCCATTGGGTTGGAAGGCGGAATCAGTACCTATGGCTATGCCATCAACAACCCGCTCGGCCGCTTCGACGCAAATGGCCTCAGCCCGGGTGACGCGTTCTCGAATACGTCAGCGGCGCTAAAGGATTTGAAGAGCCATGTGCGAATGCTGCAGCCGTCCTGGAGCAACTGGAGTGGTTGGATCTTTAAGGCCTGTGGCGGTAGCTGCATCTCCTACCGGATAAATAGTGAGCACCAAACGTCCGTTAAGTACCAGAATAGCGTGCTAGTAGTGACACCAGGGAGCCCGGTTTCTACCTGGCGAACTCATGGCTTTCCCGGTCGCGATGTCGGCGGTTCGCCAAAGCAGGAGTTGCCTGGTCATCTGGCCGATGGCGTGGCAGACCGCGGTGCCGTCGCGCCCAGTGAGCTACCTGAATTCGTCTACTCGCCAACTGGATTCGTTCCGATGGTAGGGCCGGATGTTGGACTGCCTGGGATTGTGGAGGAAGTGGGTCGTTCGACTTCAAACATCAACCACCACTGA